The Etheostoma cragini isolate CJK2018 chromosome 10, CSU_Ecrag_1.0, whole genome shotgun sequence nucleotide sequence ATCAACCCCCTCCCCTCATTTATTTCTAACAGATACCTTAATATTATTCCCTAATGCACAAAGATGGacctcccctccctcccacctccctccctcctgacCCCTCCAGTCTTTTTCTGGTGAAAACGGTCACAGCGATACCTCCTCGTGGTGTGTCAGGAAGCCTGGAGAGTCTCAGCTTGATGGAGGATGATGCTGTTCATGCTTGGGGTTGGACTTTTGTCTGAAGTGTCCTAAACATGATGCAAAAGCGTTGACATGGCTGGTCTCCAGGCTGCCCCTCCTCCTCTAGGCCTCCAGGACCATCCCGCGTTTGGACGGTGGCACCAGGTGTTCAGGCAGGGAGGGCGGCAACTCGTGACCCTCCAGCTTCACTTTGATCAGGTGGTTGGCTAGGGCGAACTCCTCATCATCGAGGAGGCCATCTTTATCCACATCTGCTAGCTTCCAGATCTTCCCCAGGACCGTGTTGGGCAGCTTGGACTTCAGCATCTCCTTCTTGGCTGCAGCGCCAGACACTTTGCCGTTGATGGGTGAGAGGGTGTAGAAGATTTCATCATATGTAGGCTTGTCGCGACCCACCACCCACTCCAGCTCATCGATGCCTTCGCTGGCACCCTCTCCATAGCCATGACCAAAGGGACCATTCATGGTTCCCTCAAAGGCTCCACCCTTGACGGACTGGCTGGGCATGGCGGCTTCTTCCTGGCGCACCATCGCCATGAGACGTGCAATGTCGTTGGCGAGCATGTCCTCCACCGCCTCCAGCAGCTTTGGCTTCAGCGCTGCGAACTTAGAGAAGTCCTGGCCATTCAGCAGCTCCTGGAGGGAATGAGGGGGGAGTTGAGAGAAAACAGGAATTGGTGATAGAAATAGATCAGTCTTCAATGGCTACCAATGGGTGTAGCATAAAAGAAGCAGGATTTCCTGACAAACCaggaaaaataaatctcatcCCCATCCTGGCCCATCCCGGAGGGCAAGGGCAGGAAAGCATTGCACAGATGTGAAGAGAGTAAAGGTTGGAAGGTCATTCTACTCTGAACTGTTTGTTTCCaacactttattcaacatgccAGAAATGGGAGTCAAAGTTGTTATTGCCTGAAGTCGCCTATTGAACTCTGGATGGTACATCTCTGTCTACTGTGTAGGTGGCCGGATTCATCTCTGGAATTATCGCTCTTTAATCTCACCTGCATCTTGGCAAGGTTGGGGAAATCCCCAGGTGAGATCTGGTGCTCCTTCTCGATCTTATGGTAGATTTCTCCCAGGTTGGCTATCAGCTCCTTCTTCTTGGATTCCTTTCCGAACACACTTGGCATGTCTTTTTTCAGAGAGCTGATAATGTAGGCCTGTACCTGCGCACCATAAAAGAAATATGACAGGCTGATTTAGTTGATGGTTGAAATGCGATTTACGTCATTACTGTGGGGAGTTGGATTGTCTGTAATGTATTCCAATCATTGTTAGTTATTTCTCCAAATTAAATGTTGAGTGTATTAGGTTTTGAACTAGCCAATGAACTGATAATGAGATTCTGGCGTTCAAGGGAACATATGCTATATGGAGTTGACTCTGTAATAAAGTACAGTAAGAGATACCTGGCTGGAATCCCTGATAAAtcatcacaaaatgaaaaatcagAGGCTTTCTATTGCTATCAAGAAAACGTTTAAGTCCCCCTCCGATCAAAACACTAGAAGTATGCTTTCCCATTAAGAGAAACAcatgtatgatgaaaaaaaagagagagttaCCCAATGTCAAAGTGCAGAACAGAGTGCATTAGAGCAATTTGGTTATATTTTGTGGacttttattataaaaatgtacctATTTATACACGGTATATAGCAATGTATGCGTGTGGGGTACAAGTCCCCCAAAAGGGACGTGGAAGAAGCAAATTTGCTGAAAAGCAAGTTGTTTGCACCACTGCACATTCATCTGCTGAAGGAGGACAGTTAGAAATCAGGTTATTCACTGCCAAAACCTAATAACTTCTAGCGTTATGCATATTTGCaacgagtacaaatagcaatgcagattaagactagacgattCCCTAGGCAGATACTGACTTTGGACTATACTGGGTGGAAGTAGACTTCAGCTGAGGCACTGCTACTTGGACACAGAGTTATCACCTGAAAACCCCCAACTTCTGTCAACATACCAGTGGGAATATTAGCTGGCTATTCTTCCTACAGTAGGCGGTGAATGGTGACGAACATGGCAGATTTTGTGAGAAACAAAGAAGATGACATCTCAGACGGTCAAGATCCAGAAGCATACCTCCACAAACCAGAGTTTTCAGAAGAGGAGCTGCGTGCTTTTGAAATAGAACGAGAGGAGGAGGTGGCGATCGATCAAGGGGATGTGAGGATGAGAGCAAACATGATCTGGTGGCGTGactggggggcgggggggggggggaactgcCAACATATGCCGACTGAATTGAGCGTGCCGGCAGTTCTTTAACAGCTTCTGGGGATTTCTCGGCATTGATCAATCCTGCAGTCTGGCTTTCTTTTCAGTGCGATTAAGTTAACTGGGAAATAAAAACCCACGAATGGACCCAATAGACAGCCGTCCACAGACTAAGTGATTATTGTAAAGATGGATGCATGGTTATTTTATGGGATAGATCGACCATTATATATCGGCTTCGGTTCGGCTTCAGCCTACTTACACCCAGGAAGGACGGAGGAGATGGTGACGTACAAACGGTGGCAAATTCCCTTAAAGCTAAGTTTAACATGTGTTTGTACAATTTGGGAAGCCAAACATGGTCCAGTATGCAGTTGAAAGGAGGAAACAGAACCCAAACACAAGATGAGAACTGAGTAAAATAGTCTTGCATCCAACAGTTAAACttttacaaaaaggaaaaaagttgtATTCATTTATGGAAGCCGGATATTTTGCAAGCACCGTCTACTTTTAACAATCAAactttttgtagaaaaaaaacatagtatttcCATGTGTAGTTTACTTCTAGTCTATACATATACTTCTAGTCTATACATATAGACTAGAAGCAGAAATAATTTATCAAATTATTGTAATCTTCAGACACacttgggcggctgtggctcagtggtagagcggttgcctgccaatcagaaggttcaatccctggccctgcagtcccatgtcgaagtgtccttgggcaagacactgaaccccaagttgccccagatgctgcgcatcggagtgtgaatgtgtatgagtgtttatctgatgagcaggtggcaccttgtacggcagcctcggccacagtgtataaatgtgtgtgtatggtgaatatctcctgtagatgtaaaagcgctttgagtagtcgttaagactagaaaagcgctatataaatacagcacatttacatttgtaccAACTTCTGCTTTTGGTCAGTTAAGAAAAACCAAAGTTTTAAATCGGGTGTTTTCTAGCCACTCTAGCTGCATTGCACTGGAGATGgcattgtctgtctgttgtcttGTTTATACTGACCTTGGCAAGGCGTGCTCGTTTGATAAGGTCATTGAGCTTGCGTAGAGCAGCGTTACGTGGCAACGACTGGATATCTAAGAACAGGTCCTGCTCCTCGGCCTCAAACAGCTTCCTGTTGTCTGGGACCAACAGGGGCTGGGCCCAGAACGACCCGATGTACACACGCACCACCTGGAATCAAGTTAGTTTAATAAGTTAACATCCAATAACCTCCACTGATCATCAGGTTACACTTtactgtccacacacacacaacaaaattcTTTCACAAGTCACAGacgcaaaaaaataatttgcataCTCAAAATAGACATACAGGATGTGTGAAAATGCATTACAGGAATTTGAGGTTTACAGTGAAGCAAcaataaaagttttaaaatgtatgtgctCAAGGCTTCACATCCTTTAGAGAAGCTCAAAGTCAATGAATAATTGTTTGCATGTTCCAAAGGTTTCTCTGGGATGGGTTTATGAATATGGCCCCGGATCAAATATTAACTAAACAGTCAGGGAAAAATCACAAGACAAGCTGGGTCACACGATATCAGGTAGCACgactttttttattgctgctttTGTTACAATGAAAAACTGAGAACATTAGCTGAattattctttaaatatgtCACTATAATCACTGTCACTTAACCTCTGTCCAGACATGCCTAAAATAGCTACATGTTCCCTCAAAACATTAATATTTCCATATTCGACTGAGATTGAAACCTTTTCtaaatcaaatacatttgtGGATTGCGACAAAAGCACACGTGAAAAACTAATGCTTTGTACCTCAGGCGTGTTGATGATTTTCCCCAAAGACCACATCAGCGCTCCGTAGACTCTCATCAGCTGCTGAGTGCTGATCTGGTCCGCCTTGTTCAGCACCACACGCATTTTGTCCTCGTGGTTCTTCAGAGCTCGGATGACCTCGGAGAACTCGTCCGAGATGTCCAGCTTGTGGGCGTCAAACAGGAGAATGATGCGGTCCACGCGCTCTGCAAACCACTCCAGCACCGCGGCAAAGTCGTAACCTGGAGCGAGAAAAGGAGAAGAGGCCGCGGGGTTAAAACGGGATCTGCACAAACACTGTCAATTCACTGGATTTTCACCCACTCTAAACCaactgacatgtttttttcccaaaccGCGGTTTGAAAAAGTCACGGTTTCAAAACCACTAACATTTTCTGTCACACCGTTCCTAAGGTatgaacagttttattttgtcttaaagGGCAGAAAGTGCAGTCTAGAAATCCGTCTCCCTGCCAGTATGCAGCAGTgcgtttcaaaataaaacccagacattaaaaaaaataatacattcatagctgtatattgttatatCGAGAAACcttcatatttttgttgaagGTTATCATACCGTCATAATCTCCTACCAGCCCATGCCTAGACACAAGGTCAGAATAACATTAGATCTCATATTTATTTAGGCTGAAAACTATTTGACATTAATTTTCCAAAAGCGTGTTACATTACCGTAACACATTGTGAGTAAGTAGAGGTAGTATTGTTATTTTGCATATCATGTCAACTACTCGGTTTCTTTCTTGTCAGATACTTCATTGATTGATAATTTTGGTTTAATGTTATAATTCTGGTTTACTTAACACAGGTTACTGCACAGGGTTCACTGATATCTAAGGATAATTATGCGGCatcattgtaaataaatatttaatataaaatgtccTTATATTATGTGTTGCTGCTCATCAGGTTTAATGAACTGGTTTTGGTAATCAACTGAATGAGATTTCATTCAGCCGTTATAGCTTATCAGAAATGTTAAGACCCAGTTCAAACAGTTGGGTACAGAGGGACATGGACACTAAGGTAGCCTACCAGCATGTGTACTCACTTACACTAGATtgtcattgtcttgtttttcccaCTGATGTCAGCATAAACTAAGTCTAACCCTTTTTACTAGTACTGTGCTTACAAATAGCATACTGGTTTGGAGAAATAAAAGAGTTTAACATGACAACAAGCTCAATGGCTCCAATCAGTCAATAAATTGTGTGTTGGTGCAGGTTTCATTGAGGGTTTTACATTCATATTCCGAGTCTTGTTGATCCAACAATGTTTAGATAAGGGCTTTAAAGAGACGGGACTGTTTCCCCTGGTTACCTGTTAACTAGCTTTACTGAGACAGCAGGGAAGGCATATGGGGGTA carries:
- the ehd1a gene encoding EH domain-containing protein 1a, which produces MFRKNLKKDPELFQNVSEGLRRLYRTKLFPLEDTYRFHDFHSPALEDADFDNKPMVLLVGQYSTGKTTFIRHLMEQDFPGMRIGPEPTTDSFIAVMHGEQDGVIPGNALVVDPKKPFRKLNAFGNAFLNRFMCAQMPNPVLESISIIDTPGILSGEKQRISRGYDFAAVLEWFAERVDRIILLFDAHKLDISDEFSEVIRALKNHEDKMRVVLNKADQISTQQLMRVYGALMWSLGKIINTPEVVRVYIGSFWAQPLLVPDNRKLFEAEEQDLFLDIQSLPRNAALRKLNDLIKRARLAKVQAYIISSLKKDMPSVFGKESKKKELIANLGEIYHKIEKEHQISPGDFPNLAKMQELLNGQDFSKFAALKPKLLEAVEDMLANDIARLMAMVRQEEAAMPSQSVKGGAFEGTMNGPFGHGYGEGASEGIDELEWVVGRDKPTYDEIFYTLSPINGKVSGAAAKKEMLKSKLPNTVLGKIWKLADVDKDGLLDDEEFALANHLIKVKLEGHELPPSLPEHLVPPSKRGMVLEA